In a genomic window of Rhinopithecus roxellana isolate Shanxi Qingling chromosome 2, ASM756505v1, whole genome shotgun sequence:
- the LOC104680071 gene encoding cytochrome c oxidase subunit 7B2, mitochondrial, with the protein MMFPLARNALSSLKIQSILQSMARQSHVKHSPDFHDKYGNAVLASGTAFCVAAWVFTATQIGIEWNLSPVGRVTPKEWKHQ; encoded by the coding sequence ATGATGTTTCCCTTGGCCAGAAATGCACTAAGCAGTCTCAAGATTCAAAGCATTCTGCAAAGTATGGCAAGACAGAGCCATGTAAAACACTCACCAGATTTTCATGATAAATACGGTAATGCTGTGCTAGCCAGTGGGACCGCTTTCTGTGTTGCTGCATGGGTTTTTACAGCCACTCAGATTGGAATAGAATGGAACCTATCCCCTGTTGGCAGAGTTACCCCCAAAGAGTGGAAACATCAGTAA